One window of the Leishmania panamensis strain MHOM/PA/94/PSC-1 chromosome 16 sequence genome contains the following:
- a CDS encoding 50S ribosomal protein L17, putative (TriTrypDB/GeneDB-style sysID: LpmP.16.0170) produces the protein MLQWSRLLRGRPPPVMGNAKKMRFAGVDDNPSITHKPWDTSEPLMADYGWGRGKLPKFRARSPFHRQQIARRMVTELIRKDYVIVGGARAPALRILADHVVELAKAGDTDSRQQLAYFLHDPLLVDKAFDEYPRRFGDMSAKYAMMTRLKGRRRSDNVAMYFVEYKNRDMSDHHKGEDYTSGPERFFLPPRIVETEKGIQRPPHMQMAFDRWASKFKTEEFHHWWRLRHAKLRYWGVRNVPHPSDVDPLWTEKEEEEWHNEMLANTGDFEDFDLDDDSYEAAGEGGGQGGSSSPSGVGPDPQKKY, from the coding sequence ATGCTCCAGTGGTCTCGACTACTGCGCGGGCGACCGCCGCCAGTGATGGGAAACGCCAAGAAGATGCGTTTTGCCGGCGTTGACGACAATCCATCCATCACGCATAAGCCATGGGACACCAGCGAGCCGCTGATGGCCGACTACGGCTGGGGGCGCGGTAAGCTGCCGAAGTTTCGTGCTCGTAGTCCGTTCCACCGTCAACAGATCGCGCGTCGCATGGTGACAGAGCTGATTCGCAAAGACTACGTCATCGTAGGCGGCGCGCGTGccccggcgctgcgcatcctGGCTGACCATGTTGTCGAGCTCGCCAAGGCTGGTGACACGGACTCGCGTCAGCAGCTGGCCTACTTCCTTCACGACCCCCTCCTGGTCGACAAGGCGTTTGACGAGTATCCGCGTCGGTTCGGCGACATGAGCGCCAAATATGCGATGATGACGCGACTGAAGGGGCGCCGGCGGAGCGACAACGTTGCGATGTACTTTGTGGAGTACAAAAATAGGGACATGAGCGACCACCACAAGGGCGAGGACTACACGTCCGGGCCGGAGCGCTTTTTCCTCCCGCCCCGCATCGTCGAGACCGAGAAGGGCATTCAGCGCCCGCCGCACATGCAGATGGCGTTTGACCGTTGGGCAAGCAAGTTTAAGACGGAGGAGTTTCACCACtggtggcggctgcgacacGCCAAGCTGCGCTACTGGGGCGTCCGGAACGTCCCGCACCCGAGCGATGTGGATCCTCTGTGGAccgagaaggaggaggaggagtggcaCAACGAGATGCTTGCCAACACCGGCGACTTTGAGGACTTTGACCTCGATGACGACTCCTACGAGGCCGCcggtgagggaggcggaCAGGGTGGCTCCTCGTCTCCGTCAGGGGTCGGGCCCGATCCGCAGAAGAAGTATTGA